One Legionella hackeliae DNA segment encodes these proteins:
- the minC gene encoding septum site-determining protein MinC yields the protein MVDNLLKSQAFKLKGRLYTLTVLQLMSRDRALFEQQLIEIIAKAPRLFDRTPVVLDCSALEDAEIDLQSFCQCMREHHLLPVAVQGANPFLTTLAQCQGLAVLNASSSHDKPLVDEPQEVTVGEPFKSKLLTTPVRSGQQVVSKGGDLVITASVSHGAELLADGNIHVYGALRGRALAGISGDKQARIFCHSLDAELVSIAGFYRLSDAIEQHAGPCQIYLQDEHIHIEPLC from the coding sequence ATGGTTGATAATTTGTTGAAATCACAGGCTTTTAAGCTCAAAGGGCGCTTGTATACATTGACTGTATTACAATTAATGAGCCGTGATCGTGCGTTGTTCGAGCAGCAACTAATTGAAATTATTGCAAAAGCACCGCGTCTTTTTGATAGAACGCCTGTTGTTCTGGATTGCAGTGCACTCGAAGATGCTGAAATTGATTTGCAATCATTTTGTCAATGTATGCGTGAGCATCATTTGTTGCCGGTCGCTGTCCAGGGTGCGAATCCATTTTTGACAACATTAGCGCAATGTCAGGGATTAGCTGTGTTAAATGCGTCTTCATCACATGATAAACCTCTAGTTGATGAACCCCAGGAAGTAACAGTAGGTGAACCTTTTAAGAGCAAATTGTTAACAACACCCGTACGTTCCGGGCAACAAGTGGTAAGTAAGGGGGGGGACTTGGTCATTACCGCATCAGTTAGTCATGGTGCTGAATTGCTCGCTGATGGTAATATTCATGTTTATGGTGCTTTGCGAGGTCGAGCATTAGCAGGAATTTCGGGCGATAAACAAGCCCGTATATTTTGCCATTCTCTTGATGCGGAGTTGGTCTCCATTGCAGGTTTTTACCGCTTAAGTGATGCTATTGAGCAGCATGCCGGACCTTGTCAAATTTATTTACAGGATGAACATATTCATATAGAACCCTTATGTTAG
- a CDS encoding UDP-2,3-diacylglucosamine diphosphatase, which yields MLDAVFISDLHLHPEEKQITARFNTFIEWAAVNTRTLYILGDFFHAWAGDDGLEPWSKLVAERLHWLSQQQVKIYYMHGNRDFLLGQQFAKAAGMEILAEPAIIKLGNDIMLVHGDRYCTKDRAHQWFRRLTRNRWFTQIFLHLPLHLRNGLVNKVRQHSQNNKNKRMEDMDVAVAPMLKHMQKHNINILIHGHTHKPGLRNYQYNKSIYSQYVLSDWDDSPQLLCYDKTNGFEFVRFVRGE from the coding sequence ATGTTAGATGCTGTTTTTATTTCCGATTTACATTTGCACCCAGAAGAAAAGCAAATCACCGCTCGATTTAATACTTTTATTGAATGGGCTGCTGTCAATACGCGAACTCTTTATATTCTGGGAGACTTTTTCCATGCCTGGGCTGGGGATGATGGCCTTGAGCCCTGGAGTAAGCTGGTTGCAGAACGATTGCATTGGCTGTCACAGCAACAGGTAAAAATTTACTATATGCATGGGAATCGTGATTTTTTATTAGGTCAGCAATTTGCTAAAGCCGCTGGTATGGAAATACTGGCAGAACCAGCAATCATTAAATTAGGTAATGATATTATGCTGGTGCATGGTGACAGGTATTGTACTAAAGATAGGGCGCATCAATGGTTTCGACGATTAACGAGAAACCGCTGGTTTACGCAAATTTTCCTGCATTTGCCGTTGCACCTACGCAATGGATTAGTGAATAAAGTGCGGCAGCACAGTCAGAATAATAAAAATAAACGAATGGAAGATATGGATGTAGCTGTTGCCCCTATGCTCAAGCACATGCAAAAGCATAATATAAATATTTTAATCCATGGCCACACACATAAGCCAGGCTTAAGAAATTATCAGTATAATAAAAGTATATATAGTCAATATGTCTTAAGCGATTGGGATGACAGCCCCCAGTTGCTGTGTTATGATAAGACAAACGGCTTTGAATTTGTACGATTTGTCCGCGGAGAGTGA
- the miaE gene encoding tRNA-(ms[2]io[6]A)-hydroxylase translates to MLSPVVSDLQILIDFLRISTPAQWLEAAIHNLPTLLIDHAHCERKAAATAINFMSKYPEHADLVAVMSPLAREELLHFEKVVEFMKQRQIDFGPLQSCNYAQKIHKYVTKGGCKERLSDQLIVGAIIEARSCERFHSLLSVLHDPQLEKFYASLVKSESRHFQDYLRLARLYGGDIDNRIDFLLQIENKLICSEDTVFRFHSGIPHEFMNA, encoded by the coding sequence ATGCTAAGCCCAGTTGTTAGTGATTTGCAAATTTTAATTGATTTTCTTCGCATTTCTACCCCTGCGCAATGGTTAGAAGCTGCCATTCACAATTTACCTACTCTTTTAATTGATCATGCCCACTGTGAACGAAAAGCAGCCGCAACAGCAATAAACTTTATGAGCAAATACCCTGAACATGCCGACTTAGTGGCAGTCATGTCACCTCTAGCACGGGAAGAATTACTACATTTTGAGAAAGTGGTCGAATTCATGAAACAGCGCCAGATAGATTTCGGACCATTGCAATCCTGCAACTACGCGCAAAAGATCCATAAGTATGTGACTAAAGGTGGTTGTAAGGAGCGGTTAAGCGATCAGTTAATCGTTGGCGCGATTATCGAAGCGCGATCCTGCGAGCGTTTTCATTCTCTACTTTCAGTATTGCATGATCCACAGTTAGAAAAGTTCTATGCTTCCCTGGTGAAATCAGAGTCACGTCATTTTCAAGATTATTTGCGCCTTGCCAGGCTTTATGGTGGTGATATCGATAATCGAATAGATTTTTTGCTACAAATTGAAAATAAACTGATTTGTTCAGAAGATACGGTATTCCGCTTTCACAGTGGAATACCTCATGAATTTATGAATGCTTAA
- the ndk gene encoding nucleoside-diphosphate kinase has product MAKELTLSIIKPDAVVKSVIGQIYSRFENAGLDIVAAKMKQLTRQEAEGFYAVHKARPFFNDLVSFMISGPVMIQVLHGENAIAKNRELMGATNPKEAAPGTIRADFADSIDANAVHGSDSAETAAQEIAFFFEPHEICKK; this is encoded by the coding sequence ATGGCAAAAGAATTAACTTTATCGATTATTAAACCTGATGCGGTTGTTAAATCAGTGATTGGACAAATCTATTCGCGTTTTGAAAATGCTGGATTGGATATTGTTGCGGCTAAAATGAAGCAATTGACACGTCAAGAAGCTGAAGGTTTTTATGCAGTACACAAAGCACGACCTTTCTTTAATGATTTGGTATCTTTTATGATTTCTGGCCCAGTGATGATTCAGGTTTTACATGGTGAAAATGCCATTGCTAAAAACCGTGAATTGATGGGTGCGACTAACCCTAAAGAAGCTGCTCCAGGTACAATCCGTGCTGATTTTGCTGATAGTATCGATGCAAATGCTGTTCATGGTTCAGACAGTGCAGAAACTGCTGCACAAGAAATTGCGTTTTTCTTTGAGCCTCATGAAATTTGCAAAAAATAA